The following proteins are co-located in the Eptesicus fuscus isolate TK198812 chromosome 9, DD_ASM_mEF_20220401, whole genome shotgun sequence genome:
- the PADI1 gene encoding protein-arginine deiminase type-1 yields the protein MASQRAVRLCLRKPTHAVCVVGAETYVDVRSDVPKGAESFRVSGSSGVHIFIVYDPARVTVPTDKAHWPLDTHVDLTVSVETASKALDDLKVKVSYFGQSEDRALGQSVLYLTGVDISLDVDTARKGKAKRSQGDKKTWHWGPAGYGAILLVNCDRDGLSSRGLDLDNSQLTSLDDLKDMSPMVLTCDGPDKLFDSHKLVLNVPFSDSRRVGVFCARGGNSLSHYKQVLGPRHLSYEVERQPGEQKINFYVEGLTFPNADFSGLVSLSVSLVDMGTLPEVPIFTDTVAFRMAPWIMTPNTQPPLELYVCSVIDAHGSNEKFLKDMSDLVSKANCKLIICPWVENRNDRWIQDEMEFGYVEAPHKSFPVVFDSPRDRGLKEFPYKRILGPDFGYVTQEIPFAGASGLDSFGNLDVSPPVTVGGKEYPLGRILVGSSFPKSGGRRMAKVVRDFLKAQQVQAPVELYSDWLSVGHVDEFLTFVPTSDQKGFRLLLASPSACLKLFQEKKAEGYGKAVQFDGLEQQVKRSINEMLADRNLQSDSQFVQKCIDWNREVLKRELGLTERDIVDIPQLFHLRGPYAEAFFPDMVNMVVLGKYLGIPKPYGPIINGRCCLEEKVRSLLEPLGLHCVFIDDYLSYHKLLGEIHCGTNVRRQPFAFKWWHMVP from the exons ATGGCCTCGCAGAGGGCGGTGCGGCTGTGCCTGAGGAAGCCCACCCATgcggtgtgtgtggtgggagccGAGACCTATGTGGATGTTCGCAG CGATGTGCCCAAGGGCGCCGAGAGCTTCAGGGTCTCTGGGAGCTCCGGGGTTCACATCTTCATTGTCTACGACCCAGCACGGGTGACGGTGCCCACAGACAAAGCCCACTGGCCCCTGGACACCCATGTGGACCTGACTGTGTCCGTGGAAACAGCCAGTAAGGCCTTAGATGATCTCAAG GTGAAGGTCTCCTACTTTGGGCAGAGCGAGGACCGTGCCCTGGGCCAGAGTGTGCTCTACCTCACTGGCGTCG ACATCTCCCTGGATGTTGACACAGCCCGCAAGGGCAAGGCAAAGCGGAGCCAAGGCGACAAG AAAACCTGGCACTGGGGCCCTGCGGGCTATGGGGCCATTCTGCTGGTGAACTGTGACCGGGATGGTCTCAGTTCCAGGGGGCTCGACCTTGACAACAGCCAGCTGACGTCACTGGATG ACCTGAAGGACATGTCCCCAATGGTGCTGACCTGCGATGGCCCTGACAAGCTCTTCGACAGCCACAAGCTGGTCCTGAACGTGCCGTTTTCTGATTCCAGAAGAGTGGGCGTCTTCTGTGCTCGGG GTGGGAATTCCCTCTCACACTACAAGCAGGTGCTGGGGCCCCGGCACCTGTCCTACGAAGTCGAGCGGCAGCCAGGGGAGCAGAAGATCAACTTCTATGTGGAGGGGCTCACCTTCCCCAACGCTGATTTCTCGGGGCTGGTCTCTCTCAGCGTCAGCCTGGTGGACATGGGG ACCCTGCCCGAGGTGCCCATCTTCACAGACACTGTGGCCTTCCGCATGGCCCCCTGGATCATGACCCCCAACACCCAGCCCCCCCTGGAGCTGTATGTGTGCAG CGTGATAGACGCTCATGGCTCAAATGAGAAGTTTCTGAAGGACATGTCTGACCTGGTGTCAAAAGCCAACTGCAAGCTGATCATCTGCCCTTGGGTCGAAAATCGAAATGATCGCTGGATCCAG GACGAGATGGAATTTGGCTACGTGGAGGCACCCCACAAATCCTTCCCCGTGGTCTTTGACTCCCCCCGAGACAGGGGCCTGAAGGAGTTCCCCTATAAGAGGATCCTG GGCCCCGACTTTGGATACGTAACCCAGGAAATCCCTTTCGCTGGCGCCTCCGGCCTCGACTCCTTCGGCAACCTGGACGTCAGCCCACCGGTGACCGTGGGCGGCAAGGAGTACCCCCTGGGCCGGATCCTCGTCGGCAGCAGCTTCCCCAA GTCAGGTGGGCGGCGAATGGCCAAGGTGGTGCGTGACTTCCTGAAGGCCCAGCAGGTGCAGGCGCCCGTGGAGCTCTACTCTGACTGGCTCTCCGTGGGCCACGTGGATGAATTCCTGACCTTTGTGCCCACCTCCGACCAAAAG GGCTTCCGGCTGCTCCTGGCGAGCCCCAGCGCTTGCCTTAAACTGTTCCAAGAGAAGAAAGCGGAGGGCTACGGGAAGGCGGTCCAGTTTGATG ggttAGAGCAGCAGGTGAAGAGAAGCATTAATGAAATGCTGGCCGACAGAAACCTCCAGAGCGACAGTCAGTTTGTGCAG AAATGCATCGACTGGAACCGGGAGGTGCTGAAGCGGGAGCTGGGCCTGACGGAGCGGGACATTGTGGACATCCCCCAGCTCTTCCACCTGAGGGGCCCCTACGCAGAAGCCTTCTTCCCCGACATG GTGAACATGGTGGTCTTAGGCAAGTACCTGGGCATCCCCAAGCCCTACGGGCCCATCATCAACGGCCGCTGCTGCCTGGAGGAGAAGGTGCGGTCCCTGCTGGAGCCGCTGGGCCTCCACTGCGTCTTCATCGACGACTACCTGTCCTACCACAAGCTGCTCGGGGAGATCCACTGCGGGACCAACGTGCGCCGGCAGCCCTTCGCCTTCAAGTGGTGGCACATGGTGCCCTGA